One region of Triticum aestivum cultivar Chinese Spring chromosome 6B, IWGSC CS RefSeq v2.1, whole genome shotgun sequence genomic DNA includes:
- the LOC123135420 gene encoding uncharacterized protein, giving the protein MADERRSRRGGTEAGPYAPDARVRPQSTRTQRPSMAARVNVRGRGEDLSRPDTENGVEAAGSGDSGGAGDERLRGVQAAASMKLIVGMSDLVSPFVVLYEDDVDGFWCFEMLLRRMRENFHLKGPTGVMKRLEALWKIMELIDT; this is encoded by the exons ATGGCGGAcgagaggaggagcaggaggggaGGCACGGAGGCAGGTCCATATGCGCCAGACGCGCGCGTTCGCCCGCAGTCAACACGAACGCAGCGGCCGTCCATGGCGGCTCGGGTCAATGTAAGAGGACGAGGGGAGGATCTCTCGAGGCCCGACACCGAGAATGGAGTGGAGGCGGCTGGATCTGGCGATTCTGGAGGGGCTGGCGACGAGCGGCTCCGTGGGGTTCAAGCGGCGGCTTCCATG AAATTGATTGTAGGTATGAGCGATCTGGTTTCCCCTTTTGTTGTTCTATATGAGGATGATGTAGATGGCTTTTGGTGTTTTGAGATGCTACTGAGAAGGATG CGTGAAAATTTCCACCTCAAGGGACCGACAGGAGTTATGAAGCGGTTGGAAGCATTATGGAAGATCATGGAATTGATAGATACGTAA